In Chloracidobacterium sp., one genomic interval encodes:
- a CDS encoding branched-chain amino acid transaminase gives MKIAPKVWKNGEFIDWADAKIHVMAHVVNYGSSVFEGIRCYETENGPAVFRLTEHMQRLINSAKIYRMQTPFSRQDFCDAAVELVRLSGLEHCYLRPIVFRGLSDEKPSFGVNPFPAPIDAYVAAWQWGKYLGEEALESGIDVCVSSWTRITTNSMPAMAKAGANYMNSQLIKMEAILGGYSEGIALDDRGFVSEGSGENLFLVNNGKLFTPPLGASVLPGITRDSVIQIARELGIEVVETNIQRAALYIADEVFFTGTAAEITPIRSVDKITVGEGHRGPLTARLQEEFFNIITAKRPAPFGADWLTFVNDGRTTASA, from the coding sequence ATGAAGATCGCACCAAAGGTTTGGAAGAACGGAGAGTTCATCGATTGGGCGGATGCCAAAATCCACGTGATGGCGCATGTGGTCAATTACGGATCGAGTGTCTTTGAAGGCATTCGTTGTTATGAGACCGAAAACGGGCCGGCCGTGTTTCGCCTGACCGAGCATATGCAGCGGCTGATCAATTCGGCGAAGATCTACCGGATGCAGACGCCTTTCTCGCGACAGGACTTTTGCGATGCAGCGGTCGAGCTAGTGCGTCTGAGCGGGCTTGAACATTGCTACCTGCGTCCGATCGTGTTTCGCGGCCTTAGTGATGAAAAGCCGTCTTTTGGTGTTAATCCTTTTCCGGCACCAATTGACGCGTACGTGGCGGCATGGCAATGGGGGAAATATCTGGGTGAGGAGGCCCTCGAATCAGGGATCGACGTGTGCGTTTCGAGCTGGACACGCATCACAACGAACTCGATGCCGGCAATGGCAAAGGCGGGGGCGAATTATATGAATTCGCAGCTCATCAAGATGGAGGCGATACTTGGCGGCTACAGCGAAGGCATTGCCCTCGACGACCGCGGCTTTGTTTCCGAAGGCTCGGGCGAGAATCTCTTCCTGGTAAATAACGGCAAGCTCTTCACGCCGCCGCTAGGTGCCTCGGTGCTTCCCGGCATTACACGCGATTCCGTTATACAGATCGCACGCGAACTTGGGATCGAGGTCGTTGAGACAAATATCCAACGAGCGGCGCTCTATATTGCTGACGAAGTATTCTTCACGGGAACCGCCGCTGAGATAACGCCGATCCGCTCGGTTGATAAGATCACTGTGGGCGAGGGGCATCGCGGGCCGTTGACAGCACGGCTGCAGGAAGAATTCTTCAACATCATCACGGCAAAACGGCCTGCTCCATTCGGTGCCGATTGGCTTACATTTGTGAATGACGGCCGAACGACCGCAAGCGCGTAG